A window of Proteus columbae contains these coding sequences:
- the mnmE gene encoding tRNA uridine-5-carboxymethylaminomethyl(34) synthesis GTPase MnmE, with amino-acid sequence MHSTDTIVAQATPPGRGGVGILRVSGPKAALVAQTVLGKLPKPRYADYLPFRNDDNSVLDQGIALFFPNPHSFTGEDVLELQGHGGPVILDLLLKRILQIPGVRIANPGEFSERAFLNDKLDLAQAEAIADLIDASSEQAARSAINSLQGAFSSHINEMVESLTHLRIYVEAAIDFPDEEIDFLSDGIIEGKLNAVITELDNVRAQARQGSLLREGMKVVIAGRPNAGKSSLLNALAGRDAAIVTDIAGTTRDVLREHIHIDGMPLHIIDTAGLREASDEVERIGIERAWKEIEQADRVLFMVDSTTTDATTPEDIWPEFMARLPNTLPVTVIRNKSDLTGENVEITAQGNYPMIRLSARDGMGIELLRDHLKEAMGFNSNTEGGFLARRRHLQALNTAAEHLQQGHEQLVYAKSGELLAEELRLAQQALSEITGEFTSDDLLGRIFSSFCIGK; translated from the coding sequence ATGCATAGCACTGATACTATCGTCGCTCAGGCCACACCTCCGGGAAGAGGCGGTGTTGGTATCCTACGCGTTTCTGGCCCAAAAGCAGCACTTGTGGCACAAACTGTCTTAGGTAAATTACCTAAACCTCGTTATGCCGATTATCTGCCATTTCGCAATGATGATAACTCCGTGCTTGATCAGGGTATCGCCCTCTTTTTCCCAAACCCGCACTCATTTACAGGCGAAGATGTTCTAGAACTACAAGGTCATGGCGGCCCCGTTATTCTGGATTTATTACTAAAACGTATCTTACAAATTCCTGGTGTGCGAATTGCCAATCCTGGTGAGTTTTCTGAACGCGCATTCTTAAACGACAAACTCGACTTAGCACAAGCCGAAGCCATTGCTGATTTAATTGATGCCAGCTCAGAACAAGCGGCACGTTCAGCGATTAATTCATTACAAGGTGCATTCTCCTCTCATATTAACGAGATGGTAGAGTCATTAACTCACTTACGCATCTATGTTGAAGCGGCCATTGATTTCCCTGATGAAGAAATTGATTTTCTTTCTGACGGTATCATTGAAGGAAAACTTAATGCTGTTATTACAGAATTAGATAATGTTCGGGCTCAAGCACGCCAAGGCAGCTTACTGCGTGAAGGAATGAAAGTAGTTATCGCGGGTCGCCCTAATGCGGGTAAATCAAGCTTATTGAATGCATTAGCAGGCAGAGACGCGGCGATTGTTACGGATATTGCTGGTACAACGCGTGATGTATTGCGTGAACATATTCATATCGATGGTATGCCTTTGCATATTATCGATACAGCGGGTCTACGTGAAGCCAGTGATGAAGTTGAACGTATTGGTATTGAGCGTGCTTGGAAAGAGATTGAGCAAGCAGACAGAGTGTTATTTATGGTTGATAGCACCACAACTGATGCAACAACCCCTGAAGATATCTGGCCTGAATTTATGGCTCGTTTACCAAATACCTTGCCTGTTACTGTTATTCGTAATAAATCAGACTTAACGGGTGAGAATGTTGAGATCACGGCTCAAGGTAATTACCCGATGATCCGCTTATCCGCACGCGATGGAATGGGTATTGAATTGCTGCGCGATCACCTAAAAGAAGCTATGGGTTTTAATAGTAATACTGAAGGTGGTTTCTTAGCGCGTCGTCGCCACTTACAAGCCTTAAATACCGCAGCAGAGCACTTACAACAAGGTCATGAACAATTAGTTTATGCAAAATCAGGTGAATTATTGGCAGAAGAGTTAAGACTAGCTCAACAAGCGTTAAGTGAAATCACTGGTGAATTTACCTCTGATGACTTATTAGGCCGTATTTTCTCTAGTTTCTGTATTGGGAAGTAA